In one window of Paucibacter aquatile DNA:
- a CDS encoding ATP-binding protein, protein MSWARRASAALFKDSLAKRLFLLLWLSLVLSHVLAFATVRWLHFSDASPPGLQPAEGPGAHPPPPPPHRAAGPGAGPGEPGRLPTFPSLPPTRGLQMLEQPSGPPRGAGPGGPRPPGLNAAQTALDYGVRLLVMALAAWLGSRWLAQPMRRLMQASAGLGDAVKGRAPLPQLDEGSGTFEVREAARLYNQMARQMRQQFNERGLLVAAISHDLRTPLTRLRMRLETLSLEEGPRRAAVGDIVEMSAMIDSVLELFQGDGLASTEAAQIQDLSALLTALSDDLSEQGHAVHCSGPPARVRAQPSALRRVFGNLLGNAIRYGGSAEVSVVLEDQRVRVRIEDPGPGIPTEQLEAVFQPFYRLESSRNRHTGGTGLGLYIARDLIERQGGRLQLSNRAEGGLCAEVELPLA, encoded by the coding sequence ATGAGCTGGGCGCGGCGCGCCTCGGCGGCGCTGTTCAAGGACAGCCTGGCCAAGCGGCTCTTCCTGCTGCTTTGGCTGAGCCTGGTGCTGAGCCATGTGCTGGCCTTTGCCACCGTGCGCTGGTTGCACTTCTCCGACGCCTCGCCACCTGGTTTGCAGCCAGCCGAGGGCCCCGGAGCTCACCCGCCGCCGCCACCACCGCATCGAGCGGCAGGCCCGGGGGCCGGCCCGGGCGAACCGGGCCGCCTGCCCACCTTTCCTTCCCTGCCGCCCACGCGCGGCCTGCAGATGCTGGAGCAACCCTCCGGCCCGCCACGCGGCGCGGGGCCTGGCGGCCCTCGCCCGCCCGGCCTGAATGCCGCGCAAACCGCGCTGGACTACGGCGTGCGCCTGCTGGTCATGGCGCTGGCTGCCTGGCTGGGATCGCGTTGGCTGGCACAGCCCATGCGGCGGCTGATGCAGGCCTCAGCCGGCCTCGGTGACGCGGTCAAAGGCCGCGCGCCCCTGCCTCAGCTGGATGAAGGCAGCGGCACCTTCGAAGTGCGTGAAGCAGCGCGGCTCTACAACCAGATGGCCCGGCAGATGCGCCAGCAGTTCAACGAGCGCGGCCTGCTGGTGGCGGCCATCTCGCATGATTTGCGCACGCCGCTGACCCGCTTGCGCATGCGCCTGGAGACCTTGAGCCTGGAAGAAGGCCCGCGTCGCGCAGCGGTGGGCGATATCGTCGAGATGAGCGCCATGATCGACTCGGTGCTGGAGCTGTTCCAGGGCGATGGCCTGGCTTCGACCGAGGCAGCGCAGATCCAGGACCTGAGCGCCCTGCTGACCGCCCTCAGCGACGACCTCAGCGAGCAAGGCCATGCCGTGCACTGCAGCGGCCCGCCGGCCCGGGTGCGGGCCCAGCCCAGTGCGCTGCGCCGTGTGTTCGGCAATTTGCTGGGCAATGCAATCCGCTACGGCGGCAGTGCCGAGGTCAGCGTGGTGCTGGAGGACCAGCGCGTGCGGGTGCGTATCGAGGACCCAGGGCCTGGCATCCCCACCGAGCAGTTGGAGGCGGTGTTCCAGCCCTTCTACCGGCTGGAGTCCTCCCGCAACCGCCACACCGGCGGCACGGGGCTGGGGCTGTACATCGCGCGAGATTTGATCGAGCGCCAGGGTGGTCGGCTGCAACTGAGCAACCGCGCTGAAGGCGGGCTGTGTGCCGAAGTTGAGCTGCCTCTGGCTTGA
- a CDS encoding ComEA family DNA-binding protein, with amino-acid sequence MDAAPSRRQLLMCGLAAACLARPPLASAQSDPSPKPLELNTASRAQLESLRGLGPALVERLLHARQQQAFEGWADLRQRVRGIGPALARQLSEQGLRVAGQAWQDREPKASTSAP; translated from the coding sequence ATGGACGCCGCCCCCTCTCGCCGCCAGCTGCTGATGTGCGGCCTGGCTGCGGCCTGCCTGGCGAGGCCACCCCTGGCCAGCGCCCAGAGCGATCCCAGCCCCAAGCCGCTGGAACTCAACACCGCCAGCCGCGCCCAGCTGGAATCGCTGCGCGGCCTGGGCCCGGCCCTGGTCGAGCGGCTGCTGCACGCGCGCCAGCAGCAGGCCTTTGAAGGATGGGCCGACCTGCGCCAACGCGTGCGTGGCATCGGCCCGGCTCTGGCCCGGCAGCTGTCGGAGCAAGGCCTGCGCGTCGCAGGCCAGGCCTGGCAGGACCGCGAGCCCAAGGCCAGCACGAGTGCTCCCTGA
- the msbA gene encoding lipid A export permease/ATP-binding protein MsbA, which translates to MTAPVPEPSSSTPPVEPGDLAPQTDREIAKRLRQFVRPYRGGLALTILAYIGAAATEPLIPQLIKYVFGDGFARDAFSVWWVPVTLIGLFAVRGLFGFLGQYLFHWTLSRSVMDFRAALLDALLKADARVFTSLQPGTAVTKVVNDPQQILSLLGNTLITVLRDGLPALAMLGTLLYMNWQLTLLAMVVTPLMAVVVKKVNQRVRAMSSRSYEAQLQLVNKVDDITRAWRVVRSFDAVEHERKSFADRARELQRSSLKAVAAGALSQPLSQLIASVGLSLIICVALLQARQANTGVGEFAAFVTALLLLTSRLRHLSDLAQPITNALVIARGCLELLDMPAEPDRGQRELQQCRGELQLSEVRLQYPGSERPALDGLNLHFSPGQTTALVGSSGAGKSSIIHLLLGFGTPDQGQVLLDGVDIAELKRAHLRRQFAVVSQDIVLFDASVAENIAYAQPRDPARLEQALRAAHLWDFVQQLPEGLDTLIGANGSKLSGGQRQRLAIARALYRDAPIWVFDEATSALDTESERAVQQALEMWQGRKTLIVIAHRLSTIRSADQIHVMSQGRVSESGSHAELLARDGAYAAMVRAQNGE; encoded by the coding sequence ATGACCGCGCCTGTTCCCGAGCCCTCCTCCAGCACGCCGCCCGTTGAACCCGGCGACCTCGCCCCACAAACCGACCGTGAGATCGCGAAACGCCTGCGCCAGTTCGTGCGGCCCTACCGCGGCGGCCTGGCGCTGACCATCCTGGCCTATATCGGCGCCGCGGCCACCGAGCCGCTGATCCCGCAGCTGATCAAGTACGTGTTCGGCGATGGCTTTGCCCGCGATGCCTTCAGCGTCTGGTGGGTGCCGGTGACGCTGATCGGCCTGTTCGCGGTGCGCGGCCTATTCGGCTTCCTCGGCCAGTACCTGTTTCACTGGACGCTGAGCCGCAGCGTCATGGATTTCCGTGCCGCCCTGCTGGATGCCTTGCTCAAGGCCGATGCGCGCGTCTTCACCAGCCTGCAGCCGGGCACGGCGGTGACCAAGGTGGTCAACGATCCGCAGCAGATCCTCTCGCTGCTGGGCAACACCTTGATCACCGTGCTGCGCGACGGCCTGCCGGCCCTGGCCATGCTCGGCACCCTGCTCTACATGAACTGGCAGCTGACCCTGCTGGCCATGGTGGTGACGCCGCTGATGGCCGTGGTGGTGAAGAAGGTCAACCAGCGCGTGCGCGCCATGTCCAGCCGCAGCTACGAGGCCCAGCTGCAGCTGGTCAACAAGGTCGACGACATCACCCGCGCCTGGCGCGTGGTGCGCAGCTTCGATGCGGTCGAGCATGAGCGCAAGAGCTTTGCCGATCGCGCGCGCGAACTGCAGCGCAGCAGCCTCAAGGCGGTGGCCGCCGGCGCTTTGAGCCAGCCGCTGTCGCAGCTGATCGCCAGCGTCGGCCTGTCCCTGATCATCTGCGTGGCCCTGTTGCAGGCGCGCCAAGCCAACACCGGCGTGGGTGAGTTTGCCGCCTTCGTCACCGCCTTGCTGCTGCTGACCTCGCGCCTGCGCCACCTCAGCGATCTGGCCCAGCCCATCACCAATGCCCTGGTGATCGCGCGCGGCTGCCTGGAGCTGCTGGACATGCCAGCCGAGCCCGACCGTGGCCAGCGTGAGCTGCAGCAATGTCGCGGCGAGCTGCAGTTGAGCGAAGTTCGATTGCAATACCCGGGCAGCGAGCGCCCCGCGCTGGATGGGCTGAACCTGCACTTCTCACCGGGCCAGACCACCGCCCTGGTCGGATCCTCGGGCGCGGGCAAGAGCTCCATCATCCACCTGCTCCTGGGCTTCGGCACGCCCGACCAGGGTCAGGTCTTGCTCGACGGCGTGGACATCGCCGAGCTCAAGCGAGCCCATCTGCGCCGCCAGTTCGCCGTGGTCTCGCAAGACATCGTGCTGTTTGATGCCTCGGTGGCCGAGAACATTGCCTACGCCCAGCCGCGCGACCCGGCGCGGCTGGAGCAAGCCCTGCGCGCCGCCCATCTGTGGGACTTTGTGCAGCAGCTGCCCGAAGGCCTGGACACCCTCATCGGTGCCAACGGCAGCAAGCTCTCCGGCGGCCAGCGGCAGCGCCTGGCGATCGCCCGCGCGCTCTACCGCGACGCGCCGATCTGGGTCTTCGACGAAGCCACCTCGGCCCTGGACACTGAGAGCGAACGCGCCGTGCAGCAGGCGCTGGAGATGTGGCAGGGCCGCAAGACCCTGATCGTGATCGCCCACCGCCTGTCCACCATCCGCAGCGCCGACCAGATCCATGTCATGAGCCAGGGTCGCGTCAGCGAATCGGGCAGCCACGCCGAGCTGCTGGCCCGCGACGGCGCCTATGCCGCCATGGTGCGGGCACAGAACGGCGAGTGA
- a CDS encoding peptidase associated/transthyretin-like domain-containing protein, which produces MSLHPSPSPLFTAAHAPREDHDLGLSHDLARLEAGRLQRRRALAWFATVAGSASSLGLVACGGGGSEGSSSSSNGGSSSGSTGGGGSNNSACPLIPEETAGPYPGDGSNSANGSIANALALSGIVRRDIRSSIAGASGLAGGVPLTLTLRLQNSNSSSCADLSAYAVYLWHCDREGRYSMYSSGVTDQNYLRGVQSSGSDGLVVFDTVFPGCYDGRMPHMHFEVYRSQALASGYANKLRTSQIAFPEAICQQVYSSATGYNASSSNFARISFATDNVFSDGVSSQLASVSGNVSQGYAATLNVGVGA; this is translated from the coding sequence ATGTCGCTTCACCCTTCGCCCTCACCGCTCTTCACCGCCGCCCACGCCCCCCGCGAGGATCACGACCTCGGCCTGTCACACGATCTGGCCCGCCTCGAAGCCGGTCGCCTGCAGCGCCGCCGGGCCCTGGCCTGGTTCGCCACGGTGGCGGGCTCGGCCAGCAGCCTGGGCCTGGTGGCCTGCGGAGGCGGTGGCTCGGAGGGCAGCAGTTCCAGCTCCAATGGCGGCAGCTCGAGTGGAAGCACCGGCGGTGGCGGCAGCAACAACAGTGCCTGCCCCCTGATTCCCGAGGAGACGGCCGGCCCCTATCCGGGCGACGGCTCCAACAGCGCCAATGGCAGCATCGCCAATGCGCTGGCCCTGAGCGGCATCGTGCGGCGCGACATCCGCAGCAGCATCGCCGGCGCCAGCGGCCTGGCCGGCGGCGTGCCGCTGACGCTGACCCTGCGCCTGCAAAACAGCAACAGCAGCAGCTGCGCCGATCTGTCGGCTTATGCTGTCTACCTCTGGCACTGCGATCGCGAAGGCCGCTACTCCATGTACTCCAGCGGCGTCACCGACCAGAACTATCTGCGCGGCGTGCAAAGCAGCGGCAGCGACGGCCTGGTGGTCTTCGACACCGTCTTCCCCGGCTGCTACGACGGTCGCATGCCGCATATGCATTTCGAGGTCTACCGCAGCCAGGCCCTGGCCAGCGGCTATGCCAACAAGCTGCGCACCTCGCAGATCGCCTTCCCCGAGGCGATCTGCCAGCAGGTCTACAGCAGCGCCACCGGTTACAACGCCAGCAGCAGCAACTTCGCCCGCATCAGCTTTGCCACCGACAACGTCTTCAGCGACGGCGTCAGCAGCCAGCTGGCCAGCGTCAGCGGCAACGTCAGCCAGGGCTATGCCGCGACCCTGAACGTCGGCGTGGGCGCATGA
- the dnaE gene encoding DNA polymerase III subunit alpha, protein MAFVHLRTHTEFSVVDGTLRTDDAAAAAAKDGQIALAITDLANMFGGIKFYNACRKKGVKPVLGADCWLEPEGSDKNPTRLLLLVQNFQGYLNICELLSRAWIQNVQRNQACLKWEWLQELNEGLICLSGAQFGGLGQALLSGDKVRARDWAQRFSAIFPNRFYIELQRAGLAGQEALVQASVPFAAELGLPVVATHPIQFLGEDDFDAHEARVCVAEGETLTNPKRIKRFLPGQYFRSQADMEALFADIPSAIANTVEIARRCSISLVLGKPQLPNFPTPLLEDGTPMPMEQYFRQLSFEGLEDRLKLLYPDEVKRDAERPRYVERLEFELNTIIKMGFPGYFLIVGDFIKWAKTHGCPVGPGRGSGAGSLVAYVLLITDLDPLQYNLLFERFLNPERVSMPDFDIDFCQGNRDRVIDYVKEKYGRPAVSQIATFGTMAAKAALRDIGRVLGMGYGQVDSIAKLIPAPPGKTVTLAKLPENFDPEKEKMIYARHEAPELNEREAQEEEVAELLKLAARVEGMVRNIGMHAGGVLIAPGKITDFCPQYQQPGSTSAVSQYDKDDVEAIGLVKFDFLGLATLTILELAKDFIVARYPDQKNFAFETIPLDDRRTYKLFSDGLTESVFQFESTGMQRMLKDAKPSRLEDLIALNALYRPGPMDLIPTFVARKHGKEVVEYPHPLTEPVLAETYGIMVYQEQVMQTAQVLGGYSLGGADMLRRAMGKKKAEEMAEHRAIFRKGAAVNGLDEKQADEVFDLMEKFAGYGFNKSHAAAYSLLAYHTGWLKVHFTAEFFAANMTIEMDDTDKLKVLLNDAKLFGIDFEPPNVNLGVHRFEPIMPGDGVFPNWAAPGTPGGRPKRINYGLGAIKGTGKGAIDSIVAVRQKDGPFKSFYDFCCRIDRKACNKRVVEALIKAGAFDSLEPDRARLLASVARGYTHAETQEANADQGGLFDFGDTHGSSTAEPDLVDVPAWSIKEKLTLEKTAIGYYLSGHLFDQSGDEVRRMVKRRIANVEDAALSREVVMLAGIVSDLRVINGNRGRVAIFKLDDKSDIIEAVANEELLNLHKELLVDDELLILQGKVQIDRFAGGYRFNVQAIWDLAAARTRFGRYFYVPVGATLPDLKEVVKQWPPRQVQTEQGVTLLGLKIQTHHFLQGEHEGAEFRLELGEDSRFWPCDEALARLSQFGGPAKGQAKPLPQAQIIYDAG, encoded by the coding sequence ATGGCTTTTGTTCATCTGCGCACCCACACCGAATTTTCCGTCGTCGACGGCACCCTCAGAACCGATGACGCGGCCGCTGCGGCCGCCAAAGATGGGCAGATCGCCCTGGCCATCACCGACCTGGCCAATATGTTTGGCGGCATCAAGTTCTACAACGCCTGCCGCAAGAAAGGTGTCAAGCCGGTGCTGGGCGCCGACTGCTGGCTGGAGCCCGAGGGCTCGGACAAGAACCCGACCCGCCTGCTGCTGCTGGTGCAGAACTTCCAGGGCTATCTGAACATCTGCGAGCTGCTCTCGCGCGCCTGGATCCAGAACGTGCAGCGCAACCAGGCCTGCCTCAAATGGGAATGGCTGCAGGAGCTGAATGAGGGCTTGATCTGCCTCTCGGGCGCCCAGTTTGGCGGCCTGGGCCAGGCCTTGCTCAGTGGCGACAAGGTGCGGGCGCGCGATTGGGCGCAGCGCTTCTCGGCCATCTTCCCGAACCGCTTCTACATCGAGTTGCAGCGCGCCGGCCTGGCCGGCCAGGAGGCCCTGGTCCAGGCCAGCGTGCCCTTTGCGGCCGAGCTGGGCCTGCCGGTGGTGGCCACCCACCCGATCCAGTTCCTGGGCGAAGACGATTTCGATGCCCACGAGGCGCGCGTCTGCGTGGCCGAGGGCGAGACCCTGACCAACCCCAAGCGCATCAAGCGCTTCCTGCCGGGCCAATACTTCCGCTCGCAAGCCGATATGGAGGCGCTGTTTGCCGACATTCCGTCGGCGATCGCCAACACGGTGGAAATCGCCCGCCGCTGCTCCATCAGCCTGGTGCTGGGCAAGCCGCAGCTGCCCAATTTCCCGACGCCGCTGCTGGAAGACGGCACGCCCATGCCGATGGAGCAGTACTTCCGCCAGCTGTCCTTTGAGGGCCTGGAGGACCGGCTCAAGCTCTTGTACCCCGACGAGGTCAAGCGTGACGCCGAGCGGCCACGTTATGTGGAGCGCCTGGAGTTCGAGCTGAACACCATCATCAAGATGGGCTTCCCGGGCTACTTCCTGATCGTGGGTGACTTCATCAAGTGGGCCAAAACCCATGGCTGCCCGGTGGGCCCGGGTCGGGGCTCGGGTGCCGGCTCCCTGGTGGCCTATGTGCTCTTGATCACCGACCTGGATCCGCTGCAGTACAACTTGCTGTTCGAGCGCTTCCTGAACCCGGAGCGGGTGTCCATGCCCGACTTCGACATCGACTTCTGCCAGGGCAACCGCGACCGGGTGATCGATTACGTCAAGGAAAAATACGGCCGCCCGGCCGTCAGCCAGATCGCCACCTTCGGCACCATGGCCGCCAAGGCGGCCTTGCGCGACATCGGCCGCGTGCTGGGCATGGGCTATGGCCAGGTGGACTCCATCGCCAAGCTGATCCCGGCGCCGCCGGGCAAGACCGTGACCCTGGCCAAGCTGCCGGAGAACTTCGATCCTGAAAAGGAAAAGATGATCTACGCCCGGCACGAGGCGCCGGAGCTGAACGAGCGCGAGGCCCAGGAGGAAGAAGTGGCCGAGCTGCTCAAGCTGGCCGCACGGGTGGAAGGCATGGTGCGCAATATCGGCATGCACGCCGGGGGTGTGCTGATCGCGCCAGGCAAGATCACCGACTTCTGTCCGCAGTACCAGCAGCCGGGCTCCACCTCGGCCGTGAGCCAGTACGACAAGGACGACGTCGAGGCCATTGGTCTCGTGAAGTTCGACTTCTTGGGCCTGGCCACGCTGACGATTCTGGAGCTGGCCAAGGACTTCATCGTCGCCCGCTACCCGGACCAGAAGAACTTCGCCTTCGAGACCATTCCGCTCGACGACCGGCGCACCTACAAGCTGTTCTCGGATGGATTGACCGAGTCCGTGTTCCAGTTTGAATCGACCGGCATGCAGCGCATGTTGAAGGACGCGAAACCTTCGCGGCTGGAAGACCTGATCGCCCTGAACGCGCTCTACCGACCCGGTCCCATGGACCTGATCCCGACCTTTGTGGCGCGCAAGCACGGCAAGGAAGTGGTCGAGTATCCGCACCCGCTGACCGAGCCGGTGCTGGCCGAGACCTACGGCATCATGGTCTACCAGGAGCAGGTGATGCAGACCGCCCAGGTGCTGGGCGGTTACAGCCTCGGCGGCGCCGACATGCTGCGCCGGGCCATGGGCAAGAAGAAGGCCGAGGAGATGGCCGAGCACCGGGCCATCTTCCGCAAGGGCGCGGCCGTCAACGGCCTGGATGAGAAACAGGCCGACGAAGTGTTCGACCTGATGGAGAAGTTCGCGGGCTACGGTTTCAACAAGTCGCACGCCGCCGCCTACTCCCTGTTGGCGTACCACACGGGCTGGCTCAAGGTTCATTTCACGGCCGAATTCTTCGCCGCGAACATGACGATTGAAATGGACGACACCGACAAGCTCAAAGTCTTGTTGAATGACGCCAAGCTCTTCGGCATCGATTTCGAGCCGCCGAACGTCAATCTCGGTGTGCACCGGTTCGAACCCATCATGCCGGGCGACGGGGTGTTCCCGAACTGGGCGGCGCCGGGCACGCCGGGCGGCCGGCCCAAGCGCATCAATTACGGCCTGGGCGCGATCAAGGGCACGGGCAAGGGCGCGATCGACTCCATCGTCGCGGTGCGCCAGAAGGACGGCCCCTTCAAGAGCTTCTACGATTTCTGCTGCCGCATCGACCGCAAGGCCTGCAACAAGCGCGTGGTGGAAGCGCTGATCAAGGCCGGCGCTTTCGACAGCCTGGAGCCCGACCGTGCCCGCCTGCTGGCCAGCGTGGCCCGCGGCTACACCCATGCCGAAACCCAGGAGGCCAATGCCGACCAGGGCGGCCTGTTCGACTTCGGCGACACCCATGGCTCATCTACGGCCGAGCCCGATCTGGTGGACGTGCCGGCCTGGAGCATCAAGGAAAAGCTGACGCTGGAGAAGACGGCCATCGGCTACTACCTCAGCGGCCATCTGTTTGACCAAAGTGGCGACGAGGTGCGGCGCATGGTCAAGCGCCGCATTGCCAATGTTGAGGACGCCGCGCTGAGCCGCGAGGTGGTGATGCTGGCCGGCATCGTCAGCGATCTGCGCGTGATCAACGGCAACCGCGGCCGCGTGGCGATCTTCAAGCTCGACGACAAGAGCGACATCATCGAAGCCGTGGCCAACGAGGAACTGCTCAATCTGCACAAGGAGCTGCTGGTCGACGACGAGCTCTTGATCCTGCAGGGCAAGGTGCAGATCGACCGCTTTGCTGGCGGCTACCGCTTCAATGTCCAGGCCATCTGGGACCTGGCTGCGGCACGCACGCGATTTGGCCGTTACTTCTACGTGCCGGTCGGTGCGACCCTTCCGGATCTGAAGGAGGTGGTCAAGCAATGGCCGCCGCGCCAGGTGCAGACCGAGCAGGGTGTGACGCTGCTGGGCCTGAAGATCCAGACTCACCACTTCTTGCAGGGCGAGCACGAGGGTGCCGAGTTCCGGTTGGAGCTGGGCGAAGACAGCCGCTTCTGGCCCTGCGACGAGGCCCTGGCGCGCCTGAGCCAGTTTGGCGGCCCGGCGAAAGGCCAGGCCAAGCCCTTGCCGCAGGCGCAAATCATTTACGACGCCGGTTGA
- a CDS encoding response regulator translates to MDCLVVDDDQEIRLSLQSYLQRFDIRAQTAADGVEMRRLIANQHFDVVILDLMLPGEGGLSLCQWLQQRGGPPVIMLTAHGDPINRVLGLEMGADDYLGKPFEPRELVARIHALMRRIKKAGAPEDVQGAHLGSARLLQFEGWRFDRMLRQLISPEEVVMALSQAEFRMLSALVERPGRVLSREQLIELTRAPGVDVNDRSVDLSISRLRQKLGDSSREPRLIRTLRGEGYLFDATPQVLKGGTA, encoded by the coding sequence ATGGACTGCCTGGTGGTCGATGACGACCAAGAGATTCGCCTCAGCCTGCAAAGCTATCTGCAGCGCTTCGACATCCGCGCCCAAACGGCCGCCGATGGTGTGGAGATGCGCCGCCTGATCGCCAACCAGCATTTCGATGTCGTCATCCTCGATCTGATGCTGCCGGGCGAGGGCGGACTGAGCTTGTGCCAATGGCTGCAGCAGCGCGGCGGGCCGCCGGTCATCATGCTGACCGCTCACGGTGACCCGATCAACCGCGTGCTGGGCTTGGAAATGGGTGCGGACGATTACCTGGGCAAGCCCTTCGAGCCGCGCGAGCTGGTGGCCCGCATCCACGCCCTGATGCGGCGCATCAAGAAAGCCGGTGCGCCCGAGGACGTTCAGGGCGCCCACCTCGGTTCGGCCCGCCTGCTGCAGTTCGAGGGCTGGCGTTTCGACCGCATGCTGCGCCAGCTGATCTCGCCGGAGGAGGTGGTGATGGCTTTGTCGCAGGCCGAGTTCCGCATGCTCAGCGCCCTGGTCGAGCGGCCCGGCCGCGTGCTCAGCCGCGAGCAGCTGATCGAGCTGACCCGCGCGCCGGGCGTGGACGTCAACGACCGCAGCGTGGACCTGAGCATCTCGCGCCTGCGCCAGAAGCTGGGCGACTCCTCGCGCGAGCCTCGCCTGATCCGCACCCTGCGCGGCGAGGGCTACCTCTTCGATGCCACACCGCAGGTGCTGAAAGGTGGCACCGCATGA
- a CDS encoding patatin-like phospholipase family protein, whose protein sequence is MAATPSSSPRTGLILTGGGARAAYQVGVLAALAQLRRDAGLGGPQTSTPFPVVAGTSAGAINAATLACNADDFDAAVDGLVHLWQNLHVDQVYAADAFGVIRTGARWMTMMSLGWAVARWRRTRPNSLLDNSPLGRLLNRWIRMDRLDAMLAAGHMQALAISGSSYTSGQHVTFYQTHLPFEPWLRSQRIAVRAKLSIDHLMASSAIPFIFPAQQLDLDGQLEWFGDGSMRQSAPISPAVHLGADRVLVIGAGRMHEPPGRRQTLVSGHPSMAQIAGHALSNIFLDALAVDVERLQRINNTLSLLPPDALQATPLRPIDVLVIAPSRRLDELAAEHQGSLPPAIKGLLRSVGVAGEGKGASGSALTSYLLFEPSFTGELINLGMSDTLARRVEVQKFFGWPTQAPSFDPAAMRRRKAGFAQAPVDAPMEA, encoded by the coding sequence ATGGCTGCGACTCCCTCGTCTTCTCCCCGCACCGGTCTCATCCTGACTGGAGGTGGCGCCCGCGCCGCTTACCAGGTGGGCGTGCTGGCGGCCCTTGCCCAGCTGCGCCGGGATGCCGGCCTGGGCGGCCCGCAGACCTCGACCCCGTTTCCGGTGGTGGCCGGCACCTCGGCCGGCGCCATCAATGCCGCCACCCTGGCCTGCAATGCCGATGATTTCGATGCCGCGGTCGATGGCCTGGTGCACCTCTGGCAGAACCTCCATGTGGACCAGGTCTACGCCGCCGATGCCTTTGGCGTGATCCGCACCGGCGCGCGCTGGATGACCATGATGAGCCTGGGCTGGGCCGTGGCCCGCTGGCGCCGCACGCGGCCCAACAGCCTGCTCGACAACTCGCCCCTGGGGCGCTTGCTGAACCGTTGGATCCGCATGGATCGGCTCGATGCCATGCTGGCCGCCGGCCATATGCAGGCCCTGGCCATCAGCGGATCGAGCTACACCTCGGGCCAGCATGTCACCTTCTACCAAACCCATCTGCCCTTCGAGCCCTGGCTGCGCTCGCAGCGCATCGCCGTGCGGGCCAAGCTCAGCATCGATCATCTGATGGCCTCCTCGGCCATTCCCTTCATCTTCCCGGCTCAGCAGCTGGATCTGGATGGCCAGCTCGAATGGTTCGGCGACGGTTCCATGCGCCAGAGCGCGCCGATCTCGCCGGCCGTGCATCTGGGCGCCGACCGTGTGCTGGTGATCGGCGCCGGGCGCATGCACGAGCCCCCGGGCCGGCGCCAGACCCTGGTCAGCGGCCACCCGAGCATGGCGCAGATCGCCGGCCATGCTTTGTCCAATATCTTTCTCGATGCGCTGGCGGTCGATGTCGAGCGCCTGCAGCGCATCAACAACACCTTGTCGCTCTTGCCGCCGGACGCGCTGCAGGCCACGCCGCTGCGGCCCATCGATGTGTTGGTGATCGCCCCCAGCCGCCGCCTCGATGAGCTGGCGGCCGAGCACCAGGGCAGCCTGCCGCCGGCCATCAAGGGCCTGCTGCGCAGCGTCGGCGTGGCCGGTGAGGGCAAGGGGGCCAGCGGCTCGGCCTTGACCAGCTATCTCTTGTTCGAACCCTCCTTCACCGGCGAGCTGATCAATCTGGGCATGAGCGACACGCTGGCGCGGCGTGTCGAGGTGCAGAAGTTCTTTGGCTGGCCGACGCAGGCGCCAAGCTTCGACCCGGCCGCCATGCGGCGGCGCAAGGCAGGCTTTGCACAGGCGCCCGTGGATGCCCCCATGGAGGCTTGA